The Sandaracinaceae bacterium genome has a segment encoding these proteins:
- a CDS encoding FHA domain-containing protein produces the protein MVRRVRTFVQFGSKTVELTPGETIVVGRSARCDVVLDDDLASREHCKISFEGGAVFVEDMNSRNGVLVNGLPLEERQRLHHGDQVTAGRSVLVVSRRAHAPKVSGEITPSPDRRAPSEEMTSTGSVAEILSGSARLALDDGELEVAERSVRNLVVSLRGTLARGAPINPQTFDATVALLLELAERTQERAWLERLLELHVAASRLLDPASTRRLVGLCAQIGRPGRALEDYRALAHSQGGPSEATLVALQAV, from the coding sequence GTGGTCCGACGCGTTCGCACGTTCGTCCAGTTCGGGTCGAAGACCGTCGAGCTCACGCCGGGGGAGACGATCGTCGTCGGTCGATCGGCGCGCTGCGACGTCGTGCTCGACGACGATCTCGCGAGCCGTGAGCACTGCAAGATCTCGTTCGAGGGCGGCGCGGTGTTCGTCGAGGACATGAACAGCCGCAACGGCGTGCTGGTGAACGGGCTCCCCCTCGAGGAGCGTCAGCGCCTCCACCACGGAGACCAGGTCACCGCGGGGCGCAGCGTGCTCGTCGTCTCGCGGAGAGCCCACGCGCCGAAGGTCTCGGGGGAGATCACCCCGTCGCCGGATCGGCGCGCGCCCTCCGAGGAGATGACGTCCACCGGCAGCGTGGCCGAGATCCTCTCGGGCTCCGCGCGCCTCGCGCTCGACGATGGAGAGCTCGAGGTCGCCGAGCGGTCCGTCCGGAACCTCGTCGTGTCGCTCAGGGGGACGCTCGCGCGCGGGGCCCCCATCAACCCCCAGACCTTCGACGCCACCGTCGCCCTCCTGCTGGAGCTCGCGGAGCGAACGCAGGAGCGGGCGTGGCTGGAGCGGCTCCTCGAGCTGCACGTCGCGGCCTCCCGGCTGCTGGATCCGGCGTCGACCCGCCGGCTGGTGGGGCTGTGCGCGCAGATCGGGCGGCCCGGCCGCGCCCTCGAGGACTATCGCGCGCTCGCCCACTCCCAGGGCGGGCCCTCGGAGGCGACGCTGGTCGCGCTCCAGGCGGTCTGA
- a CDS encoding serine/threonine-protein kinase, with protein MDFLSPLGPGDRLGAYTIVRKLGEGGMGVVFEARHDRLSRPAALKVLSSWLTSELGRARFEREVQACAQLTHANTVEIYDYGESEDGTLYYAMEYLDGYDLGRLVEVDGPQAPARAIRVLHQIAGALGEAHELGLVHRDIKPPNILLCEAGGVPDVAKLVDFGLVAPIRPTRERLTIEGFVIGTPRYVAPEMLKPKVELSSASDFYALGLVAYFLLSGRHAFDGESTADILKKQRDEAPAALEGVPADLASVIGWCLEKDPSARPSNAKDLQESLSSCADAKRWDEQAARAWWDAWRQSASAPSPSRSEQPAIASSPSITAPERPSAKEDREL; from the coding sequence GTGGATTTCCTCTCGCCGCTCGGCCCCGGTGACCGACTGGGCGCCTACACCATCGTTCGGAAGCTCGGCGAGGGGGGGATGGGCGTCGTCTTCGAGGCGCGCCACGACCGCCTCTCCCGCCCGGCCGCGCTGAAGGTGCTCTCGAGCTGGCTCACGTCGGAGCTCGGGCGCGCTCGCTTCGAGCGCGAGGTCCAGGCCTGCGCGCAGCTCACGCACGCGAACACGGTCGAGATCTACGACTACGGCGAGTCCGAGGACGGGACGCTCTACTACGCGATGGAGTACCTCGACGGCTACGACCTCGGGCGGCTCGTCGAGGTCGACGGCCCGCAGGCGCCCGCGCGGGCGATCCGGGTCCTCCATCAGATCGCGGGCGCGCTCGGCGAGGCGCACGAGCTGGGGCTGGTGCACCGCGACATCAAGCCGCCGAACATCCTGCTCTGCGAGGCGGGGGGCGTCCCGGACGTCGCCAAGCTGGTCGACTTCGGGCTCGTCGCGCCGATCCGCCCGACCCGCGAGCGCCTCACCATCGAGGGCTTCGTCATCGGCACGCCCCGCTACGTCGCGCCCGAGATGCTGAAGCCGAAGGTCGAGCTGTCGTCGGCGTCGGACTTCTACGCCCTCGGTCTGGTCGCCTACTTCCTCCTCAGCGGCCGCCACGCCTTCGACGGCGAGTCCACGGCGGACATCCTCAAGAAGCAGCGCGACGAGGCGCCCGCCGCCCTCGAGGGCGTGCCGGCGGATCTCGCGAGCGTGATCGGCTGGTGCCTCGAGAAGGATCCCTCGGCCCGCCCGTCGAACGCCAAGGATCTGCAAGAGTCCCTGTCGTCCTGCGCGGACGCGAAGCGCTGGGACGAGCAGGCCGCGCGCGCGTGGTGGGACGCGTGGCGCCAGTCCGCGTCGGCGCCATCTCCCTCTCGGTCGGAGCAGCCCGCGATCGCCTCGAGCCCGTCGATCACCGCGCCCGAGCGGCCGAGCGCCAAAGAGGATCGCGAGCTCTGA
- a CDS encoding glutathione S-transferase family protein: MPELVLHQFESSPFCDKVRRLLHYKQKPYRTHEVPPTETLVRLRRLNPTGKVPVLEHREVVISDSTEIARYLEDTFPEPPIFPTDPKARALCHILEDWADESLYFYEAWFRFGLSENAGEFSRRSSQSEPPLLRKATERALPTLMRNVLRLQGIGRKPPERVLTDFDRHLEALERWLGDGDWLVCEHLTVADVAVYSQLSCAAETAEAQGVVADHPTALAWMERVNGATSPPV, from the coding sequence ATGCCCGAGCTCGTCCTCCACCAGTTCGAGTCCTCGCCCTTCTGCGACAAGGTGAGGCGACTCCTGCACTACAAGCAGAAGCCCTATCGGACCCACGAGGTGCCGCCCACCGAGACCCTGGTCCGGCTCCGGCGCCTCAACCCGACGGGCAAGGTCCCGGTGCTGGAGCACCGCGAGGTCGTCATCAGCGACTCGACGGAGATCGCCCGCTACCTCGAGGACACCTTCCCCGAGCCGCCGATCTTCCCGACCGACCCGAAGGCGCGCGCCCTCTGCCACATCCTCGAGGACTGGGCCGACGAGAGCCTCTACTTCTACGAGGCCTGGTTTCGCTTCGGGCTGAGCGAGAACGCGGGCGAATTCTCCCGCCGCTCGAGCCAGTCGGAGCCGCCGCTCCTTCGCAAGGCGACCGAGCGCGCGCTGCCGACCCTGATGCGCAACGTGCTCCGCCTCCAGGGCATCGGCCGCAAGCCGCCCGAGCGCGTGCTCACCGACTTCGATCGCCACCTCGAGGCCCTCGAGCGCTGGCTCGGGGACGGGGACTGGCTCGTCTGCGAGCACCTCACCGTGGCCGACGTGGCCGTCTACTCCCAGCTCAGCTGCGCGGCCGAGACCGCGGAGGCCCAGGGCGTGGTGGCCGACCACCCGACGGCGCTGGCGTGGATGGAGCGCGTGAACGGCGCGACCTCGCCTCCCGTCTGA
- a CDS encoding carbohydrate-binding family 9-like protein — MSRWVMLAMLSGGILCSAGCTCAEPRTDIPSYSAPRASRAPVIDGRLDDPAWQDAPWTEPFVQTMTGAPGQPRTRARLTWDAEFLYAAFEVEDDYLRADLSGQDPHLWTQDTVELMIDPDGDGLNYFELQLAPSGETFDTRYDSRRVPQPFGHLRWESGIEGAIALRGTLNDDAADEGYTAELRIPWSAFDAGQTPAGPPSAGDTWRLALYVLDARPEGQGGVGWSPPMVGDFHVPERFGRLVFTAR, encoded by the coding sequence GTGAGCCGCTGGGTCATGCTCGCCATGCTCTCGGGTGGGATACTGTGCAGTGCGGGGTGCACCTGCGCAGAGCCTCGCACGGACATCCCCTCCTACTCCGCGCCGCGCGCGAGCCGCGCGCCCGTGATCGACGGCCGCCTCGACGACCCGGCCTGGCAGGACGCGCCCTGGACCGAGCCCTTCGTGCAGACCATGACCGGCGCGCCCGGGCAGCCCCGCACCCGCGCCCGGCTCACCTGGGACGCCGAGTTCCTCTACGCCGCGTTCGAGGTGGAGGACGACTACCTGCGCGCCGACCTGAGCGGCCAGGACCCGCACCTCTGGACCCAGGACACGGTCGAGCTGATGATCGACCCCGACGGGGACGGCTTGAACTACTTCGAGCTGCAGCTCGCGCCGAGCGGCGAGACCTTCGACACCCGCTACGACAGCCGCCGCGTGCCCCAGCCCTTCGGCCACCTGCGCTGGGAGAGCGGGATCGAAGGCGCGATCGCCCTGCGCGGGACCCTGAACGACGACGCGGCCGACGAGGGCTACACGGCGGAGCTGCGCATCCCCTGGAGCGCGTTCGACGCAGGGCAGACGCCCGCCGGGCCGCCGTCCGCGGGGGACACCTGGCGCTTGGCCCTCTACGTGCTGGATGCACGCCCGGAGGGCCAGGGCGGCGTGGGCTGGTCCCCTCCGATGGTCGGCGATTTCCACGTCCCCGAGCGCTTCGGCCGGCTCGTCTTCACGGCGCGCTGA
- a CDS encoding thioesterase family protein, with protein sequence MQYVDTDQGGVVHHAAYLRFLEQARVELLRARGVDYRRFEREVGKGLPVAEVRIRYERPARFDDELEVEAWVGVINRAKIRFDYRIWRGEERLTSAEITCACVDLAKQRICSMDPSLREAFE encoded by the coding sequence GTGCAGTACGTGGACACCGATCAAGGCGGCGTGGTGCACCACGCCGCCTACTTGCGTTTCCTGGAGCAAGCCCGCGTGGAGCTGCTCCGCGCGCGCGGCGTCGACTATCGGCGCTTCGAGCGCGAGGTCGGCAAGGGGCTCCCGGTGGCCGAGGTCCGGATCCGCTACGAGCGGCCCGCGCGCTTCGACGACGAGCTCGAGGTCGAGGCCTGGGTGGGCGTGATCAACCGCGCCAAGATCCGCTTCGACTACCGCATCTGGCGAGGCGAGGAGCGGCTGACGAGCGCCGAGATCACCTGCGCCTGCGTGGACCTCGCGAAGCAGCGCATCTGCTCGATGGACCCGTCGCTCCGCGAGGCGTTCGAGTGA
- a CDS encoding acyl carrier protein: MSDDALRDKLREIISEVSEVDEIPDETPFDQLGIDSMMAIEIVAEVERTYKLSIPEDELTEMTDFTRVYNLVSRKLAAADAAE; the protein is encoded by the coding sequence ATGTCGGACGACGCACTCAGGGACAAGCTTCGCGAGATCATCTCGGAGGTGAGCGAGGTCGACGAGATCCCGGACGAGACCCCGTTCGATCAGCTCGGCATCGACTCGATGATGGCCATCGAGATCGTCGCGGAGGTGGAGCGCACCTACAAGCTCTCCATCCCCGAGGACGAGCTGACCGAGATGACCGACTTCACGCGCGTCTACAACCTCGTCAGCCGCAAGCTCGCGGCCGCCGACGCGGCCGAGTAG
- a CDS encoding phosphopantetheine-binding protein translates to MATEIAEKDFSGVTQDSNIQELGLDSLSTLELVGAMERELGVQIPDEQLVGIQTVGQLLELVENRMA, encoded by the coding sequence ATGGCGACGGAGATCGCGGAGAAGGACTTCTCCGGCGTGACCCAGGACTCCAACATTCAGGAGCTCGGTCTCGACTCGCTCAGCACGCTGGAGCTGGTCGGCGCCATGGAGCGCGAGCTCGGCGTCCAGATCCCCGACGAGCAGCTCGTCGGGATCCAGACCGTCGGTCAGCTCCTCGAGCTGGTCGAGAACCGGATGGCGTGA
- a CDS encoding fatty acyl-AMP ligase, translating into MAPQPQTLVEALYRLPEGEERGFRFLGLDRKERYYPYAAMRAEAERRAAFLSAAGLEKGDRVALLLPENHEFVLSFLGASVGGFVPVPMYPQATFKAIDAYLDILAHIVEAADAKALICMEQNRDVVEKLRTRPELEGRQILFSPECFEGPAPAFERPAIRPDDLCFLQFTSGSTSKPKGVMVTHGNLVANATAFLGPSGLNRTPDDVGVSWLPLFHDMGLIGFVLGTLIVDLPVVLMPTAHFARMPRMWLELITKHKGTITYAPNFAYQLVTKRVRDKDLEALDLSTLRIAGCGAEPIRAKTLLEFADRFAACGFSPNALLPSYGMAESCLAITFHPRDDEMIVDRVDPAAMRDGIAAPAEEGATDALEVVSCGVPFPDHELKIVDEQGETLEDRRVGEIVARGPSVTPGYFRNEEATAAGIRDGWLHTGDLGYTVDGNVYICGRIKDLIIIKGANHYPQDLEWAVGELDGVRRGNVCAFSVVRDGTEELVMMAEANRGDADRLRKEIAETIFSDFGLQVADVVIAPVGTLPKTSSGKHQRRKTQLLYERGELTSHPAPAESRDGG; encoded by the coding sequence ATGGCTCCCCAGCCACAGACTTTGGTGGAGGCGCTCTACCGCCTCCCCGAAGGGGAGGAGCGCGGCTTTCGATTCCTCGGATTGGATCGGAAGGAGCGCTACTACCCGTACGCCGCCATGCGCGCGGAGGCGGAGCGGCGCGCGGCGTTCCTGAGCGCGGCCGGCCTCGAGAAGGGCGACCGCGTCGCGCTGCTGCTCCCGGAGAACCACGAGTTCGTCCTGAGCTTCCTCGGCGCCTCGGTCGGCGGCTTCGTGCCCGTGCCGATGTACCCGCAGGCGACCTTCAAGGCGATCGACGCCTACCTCGACATCCTCGCCCACATCGTCGAGGCGGCGGACGCCAAGGCGCTGATCTGCATGGAGCAGAACCGCGACGTCGTGGAGAAGCTGCGGACCCGCCCGGAGCTCGAGGGGCGACAGATCCTCTTCTCGCCGGAGTGCTTCGAGGGCCCGGCGCCTGCGTTCGAGCGGCCCGCCATCCGCCCCGACGATCTCTGCTTCCTGCAGTTCACGAGCGGCAGCACGAGCAAGCCCAAGGGCGTGATGGTCACCCACGGGAACCTCGTGGCGAACGCGACCGCGTTCCTGGGCCCGAGCGGGCTGAACCGCACCCCGGACGACGTCGGTGTGAGCTGGCTCCCGCTCTTCCACGACATGGGCCTGATCGGCTTCGTGCTCGGCACGCTCATCGTGGACCTGCCGGTCGTGCTGATGCCCACCGCCCACTTCGCGCGCATGCCGCGCATGTGGCTCGAGCTGATCACGAAGCACAAGGGCACGATCACCTACGCGCCGAACTTCGCCTACCAGCTCGTGACCAAACGCGTGCGCGACAAGGACCTCGAGGCGCTCGACCTGAGCACCCTGCGCATCGCGGGCTGCGGCGCCGAGCCCATCCGGGCCAAGACCCTGCTCGAGTTCGCCGATCGCTTCGCCGCGTGCGGGTTCTCGCCCAACGCGCTCCTGCCCAGCTACGGCATGGCCGAGAGCTGCCTGGCGATCACCTTCCACCCGCGCGACGACGAGATGATCGTCGACCGCGTCGACCCGGCCGCGATGCGCGACGGGATCGCCGCCCCGGCCGAGGAGGGCGCCACCGACGCGCTCGAGGTCGTCAGCTGCGGCGTGCCCTTCCCCGACCACGAGCTGAAGATCGTCGACGAGCAGGGCGAGACGCTCGAGGACCGACGCGTCGGCGAGATCGTGGCCCGCGGCCCGAGCGTGACGCCGGGCTACTTCCGCAACGAAGAGGCCACCGCGGCCGGCATCCGTGACGGCTGGCTTCACACCGGTGACCTCGGGTACACGGTCGACGGCAACGTCTACATCTGCGGACGCATCAAGGACCTGATCATCATCAAGGGCGCCAACCACTACCCCCAGGACCTCGAGTGGGCGGTGGGCGAGCTCGACGGAGTTCGACGTGGCAACGTCTGTGCATTCAGCGTCGTCCGTGATGGGACGGAAGAGCTCGTGATGATGGCGGAGGCGAACCGCGGCGACGCCGATCGGCTCCGCAAGGAGATCGCCGAGACGATCTTCTCGGACTTCGGTCTGCAGGTCGCCGACGTGGTGATCGCGCCCGTGGGCACCCTCCCCAAGACCTCGAGCGGCAAGCACCAGCGCCGCAAGACGCAGCTGCTCTACGAGCGCGGCGAGCTGACCTCACACCCGGCTCCAGCGGAGAGCCGCGACGGCGGCTGA
- a CDS encoding beta-ketoacyl-[acyl-carrier-protein] synthase family protein, whose translation MGRVFITGMGVVSSLGFGRKPYWEALVEGRSGISEVSLFDTSNLPRNLGGEVKGFVATDYMSEQEARRMGRCSAFSVAAARMAAEDAGLTEKELGGERTAVVVGTTMGEANVLGELQQAWIHEGTGAVRPAKLPRYGTTLLPIHVARAFGASGMVQTLPAACAAGNYAIGFAADQIRSGRADVAITGAVEIIEKLEYAGFVRLGAMSPDLCQPFDQNRKGLILGEGSTMLILESEEAVVRRGATPLAEVGGYGLACDAHHITRPHPEGEGSISAMRQAIRASGLTVDDIDHINAHGTGTAANDAIEAKVIHEIFGDRALPVTSIKSMIGHCMGASSAMESVACVMTLQTGIIPPTINYETPDPDCPVHVVANEKREAKVDVVLNNALAFGGYDAVVCFANPGRLPEGTGEAPDAESDVGGAQ comes from the coding sequence ATGGGCCGCGTCTTCATCACCGGGATGGGGGTCGTCAGCTCGCTGGGCTTCGGTCGGAAGCCGTACTGGGAGGCGCTCGTCGAGGGCCGATCCGGCATCAGCGAGGTGAGCCTCTTCGACACCTCCAACCTTCCGCGCAACCTGGGCGGTGAGGTCAAGGGCTTCGTCGCGACCGACTACATGTCGGAGCAGGAGGCGCGCCGCATGGGCCGCTGCTCGGCGTTCAGCGTCGCCGCGGCGCGCATGGCGGCCGAGGACGCGGGGCTGACGGAGAAGGAGCTGGGCGGAGAGCGCACCGCGGTCGTGGTCGGGACCACGATGGGCGAGGCGAACGTGCTCGGCGAGCTCCAGCAGGCCTGGATCCACGAGGGCACGGGCGCGGTCCGGCCGGCCAAGCTCCCGCGCTACGGGACGACGCTCCTGCCCATCCACGTGGCGCGCGCGTTCGGCGCGAGCGGCATGGTGCAGACGCTCCCCGCGGCGTGCGCGGCGGGCAACTACGCGATCGGCTTCGCGGCCGACCAGATCCGCTCCGGGCGCGCCGACGTCGCGATCACCGGCGCGGTCGAGATCATCGAGAAGCTCGAGTACGCGGGCTTCGTCCGGCTCGGCGCGATGTCGCCCGATCTCTGCCAGCCCTTCGACCAGAACCGGAAGGGGCTCATCCTCGGCGAGGGCTCGACCATGCTCATCCTCGAGAGCGAGGAGGCGGTGGTCCGCCGCGGCGCGACGCCGCTCGCCGAGGTGGGCGGCTACGGGCTCGCGTGCGACGCGCACCACATCACGCGGCCGCACCCCGAGGGCGAGGGCAGCATCTCCGCCATGCGCCAGGCGATCCGAGCGAGCGGGCTGACGGTCGACGACATCGATCACATCAACGCGCACGGCACGGGCACCGCGGCCAACGACGCGATCGAGGCCAAGGTCATCCACGAGATATTCGGCGACCGCGCGCTGCCCGTGACGTCGATCAAGAGCATGATCGGCCACTGCATGGGCGCGTCGAGCGCGATGGAGTCGGTCGCCTGCGTGATGACGCTGCAGACCGGGATCATCCCGCCGACCATCAACTACGAGACGCCCGATCCGGACTGCCCGGTGCACGTCGTCGCGAACGAGAAGCGCGAGGCGAAGGTGGACGTCGTGCTCAACAACGCGCTCGCCTTCGGCGGCTACGACGCGGTGGTGTGCTTCGCGAACCCGGGCCGCCTGCCCGAAGGCACGGGCGAAGCGCCGGACGCGGAGTCGGACGTGGGGGGGGCGCAGTGA
- a CDS encoding beta-ketoacyl synthase N-terminal-like domain-containing protein, with amino-acid sequence MRPLAITGVGQVSPLGLGLEALREAFADPEAAAKRAFTGEPEVLTREKFPEAHSAEVWGFDPNAHLGDKGHRNFDRLTKYLIVAAKLALEDAGVKKDGEFVGALAPEQVGICSSTAYGSLDSITELNLVAELEDPRYINPARFPNTVINAAAGYVSIWEDLRAPNATIVDGNCGSIDAILSCETHLAHRRADAFLVGGGDVITEVLYLALRRLGAIAGGSAKWAPGARDSQGLHLGEGAAYLLVEREAEAKARGARIRARVLGYGTAFDPPKRQARLLHASSSAVTRAVRGALSDAKLEAKDVDVVCSAAAGLRPFDGAELSGLSEVLGGVPVAAPKALWGESFSGSAALGMASAVTWIEGATPGPMVAASEAPSKVKNVVVTSVGYYGNVSAVVIGA; translated from the coding sequence GTGAGGCCGCTCGCGATCACGGGCGTCGGGCAGGTCTCGCCGCTCGGGCTCGGGCTCGAGGCGCTGCGCGAGGCGTTCGCGGATCCCGAGGCGGCGGCGAAGCGCGCCTTCACGGGCGAGCCCGAGGTGCTGACCCGGGAGAAGTTCCCCGAGGCGCACTCGGCCGAGGTCTGGGGCTTCGATCCGAACGCGCACCTCGGCGACAAGGGCCACCGCAACTTCGACCGGCTCACGAAGTACCTCATCGTCGCGGCCAAGCTCGCGCTCGAGGACGCGGGGGTGAAGAAGGACGGCGAGTTCGTCGGCGCGCTCGCGCCCGAGCAGGTCGGCATCTGCAGCTCCACCGCGTACGGCTCGCTCGACTCGATCACCGAGCTCAACCTCGTCGCGGAGCTCGAGGACCCCCGGTACATCAACCCGGCGCGCTTCCCGAACACGGTGATCAACGCGGCCGCGGGCTACGTGAGCATCTGGGAGGATCTCCGGGCGCCGAACGCGACCATCGTCGACGGCAACTGCGGCTCCATCGACGCCATCCTCAGCTGCGAGACGCACCTCGCCCATCGGCGCGCGGACGCGTTCCTCGTGGGCGGCGGCGACGTGATCACCGAGGTGCTCTACCTCGCGCTGCGTCGGCTCGGCGCCATCGCGGGCGGCTCCGCGAAGTGGGCGCCCGGCGCGCGCGACAGCCAGGGCCTGCACCTCGGGGAGGGCGCCGCGTACCTGCTCGTCGAGCGCGAGGCCGAGGCGAAGGCGCGCGGCGCGCGGATCCGGGCGCGCGTCCTCGGCTACGGCACCGCGTTCGACCCGCCCAAGCGCCAGGCGCGCCTGCTCCACGCGTCGAGCAGCGCGGTGACCCGCGCGGTGCGCGGCGCGCTGAGCGACGCGAAGCTCGAGGCGAAGGACGTCGACGTGGTCTGCTCCGCCGCGGCCGGGCTGCGCCCCTTCGACGGCGCGGAGCTGTCCGGCCTCAGCGAGGTCCTCGGCGGCGTGCCCGTCGCGGCGCCGAAGGCGCTCTGGGGCGAGAGCTTCAGCGGCTCGGCCGCCCTCGGCATGGCCTCGGCCGTGACATGGATCGAGGGCGCCACGCCCGGACCGATGGTCGCCGCGAGCGAGGCCCCCTCGAAGGTGAAGAACGTCGTGGTGACGAGCGTCGGCTACTACGGCAACGTCTCCGCCGTCGTCATCGGCGCTTGA
- a CDS encoding pyridoxal phosphate-dependent aminotransferase family protein has translation MSWIHEKAHAELARIREAKEKQVYPFFKPFESGGLHTTIDGNPIVNFSSNDYLGLTNHPKVKEAAKKAVDQYAVGLSSSRVQATTVAHVELEERLAKWFGAEACLLFTTGYQAMVGTIMSFADKDTTLILDNLAHACILDGTFLAAGTPASAPEVRFFNHNSVRSLERVLKTKQREKALVLIEGIYSLDGDKAVIKDIIEVCERYDAVLCLDDAHGTGTLGAHGRGILEEQGLEGRAPLVISTFSKTFGGIGGILWGDRDVVDHVKHRARSFLFSASLPVPIVQAAATILTMLEEEGPALVSELHEKAQYFRGRLLEIGFDLGKSDTHIMPVMCNDERKALFMHVALMENGVMMVPITYPGVKKGEERLRVNITRGHTREDMDKALELLEMYGEAFFVLSGEDLGPMEL, from the coding sequence ATGAGCTGGATTCACGAAAAGGCGCACGCCGAGCTGGCCCGGATTCGCGAGGCCAAGGAGAAGCAGGTCTACCCCTTCTTCAAGCCCTTCGAGTCGGGCGGCCTGCACACCACGATCGACGGCAACCCGATCGTCAACTTCAGCAGCAACGACTACCTCGGGCTGACCAATCACCCGAAGGTGAAGGAGGCGGCGAAGAAGGCGGTCGACCAGTACGCGGTCGGGCTCAGCAGCTCGCGCGTGCAGGCGACCACGGTCGCGCACGTGGAGCTCGAGGAGCGGCTCGCGAAGTGGTTCGGCGCCGAGGCGTGTCTGCTCTTCACGACCGGCTACCAGGCGATGGTGGGCACCATCATGTCCTTCGCCGACAAGGACACCACGCTCATCCTCGACAACCTCGCCCACGCCTGCATCCTCGACGGCACCTTCCTCGCCGCCGGGACGCCGGCCAGCGCGCCCGAGGTCCGGTTCTTCAACCACAACTCGGTCCGCTCGCTCGAGCGCGTCCTCAAGACCAAGCAGCGCGAGAAGGCGCTCGTGCTCATCGAGGGCATCTACTCGCTCGACGGCGACAAGGCGGTCATCAAGGACATCATCGAGGTCTGCGAGCGCTACGACGCGGTCCTGTGTCTCGACGACGCGCACGGCACGGGCACGCTCGGCGCCCACGGGCGCGGCATCCTCGAAGAGCAGGGCCTCGAGGGCCGCGCGCCGCTCGTGATCAGCACCTTCAGCAAGACCTTCGGCGGCATCGGCGGCATCCTCTGGGGCGACCGCGACGTGGTCGATCACGTCAAGCACCGCGCGCGCTCGTTCCTCTTCAGCGCGTCGCTCCCGGTCCCGATCGTCCAGGCGGCGGCGACCATCCTGACGATGCTCGAAGAGGAGGGCCCGGCGCTGGTCAGCGAGCTGCACGAGAAGGCGCAGTACTTCCGCGGGCGGCTCCTCGAGATCGGCTTCGACCTCGGCAAGAGCGACACCCACATCATGCCCGTGATGTGCAACGACGAGCGCAAGGCGCTCTTCATGCACGTCGCCTTGATGGAGAACGGCGTGATGATGGTGCCGATCACCTACCCGGGCGTGAAGAAGGGCGAGGAGCGCCTCCGCGTGAACATCACCCGCGGGCACACCCGCGAGGACATGGACAAGGCGCTCGAGCTGCTCGAGATGTACGGCGAGGCGTTCTTCGTGCTCAGCGGAGAAGACCTCGGCCCGATGGAGCTCTGA
- a CDS encoding tetratricopeptide repeat protein: MRSLSLAFLTLSLLAPPAAHAQEGGWAEIFDPAQRLGRRRMRQGLAKLVHGLSPGDPALGAAPRWVLLEQALVRFERARRVLPDDAELAYYTAYALTRWERPARDGGTEYRADEAIVEWQRVRALDPEFFPDRVAYELAMLHMRRQEFERARAEYEAALRTALPPTVQLEDRFYLPATSERALAFLFSGLDRANVHGNLAEVTMLTGDLRSAITHYEAAIEQTEDPFTRSLAEWGLALTLDRSGDSDAALEVAARALRGDPVPPDDPRFAALHRAHGAMSVLHLDFVFFEPVYELHAYEALGHEATARMDGGANRPALERALRSWRLFLAEGGTSSRFAGGARRHLERLEAELGVEAAPLRAPSGRGLLR; the protein is encoded by the coding sequence GTGCGCTCCCTCTCGCTCGCGTTCCTCACCCTGAGCCTGCTCGCGCCCCCGGCGGCGCACGCGCAGGAGGGCGGATGGGCGGAGATCTTCGACCCGGCGCAGCGGCTCGGGCGGCGTCGGATGCGGCAGGGCCTGGCCAAGCTCGTGCACGGGCTCTCCCCGGGCGACCCCGCGCTCGGCGCCGCCCCGCGCTGGGTGCTGCTCGAGCAGGCGCTGGTGCGCTTCGAGCGCGCGCGCCGCGTCCTCCCCGACGACGCCGAGCTGGCCTACTACACCGCCTACGCCCTGACCCGATGGGAGCGGCCCGCGCGCGACGGCGGCACGGAGTACCGGGCCGACGAGGCCATCGTGGAGTGGCAGCGCGTGCGCGCGCTCGACCCGGAGTTCTTCCCCGACCGCGTCGCCTACGAGCTGGCCATGCTGCACATGCGCCGGCAGGAGTTCGAGCGGGCCCGCGCCGAGTACGAGGCCGCGCTCCGCACCGCGCTGCCCCCCACCGTGCAGCTCGAGGATCGCTTCTATCTGCCGGCGACCAGCGAGCGCGCGCTGGCCTTCCTCTTCAGCGGGCTCGACCGCGCGAACGTGCACGGCAACCTCGCGGAGGTGACCATGCTGACCGGCGATCTGCGGTCCGCGATCACCCACTACGAGGCGGCGATCGAGCAGACCGAGGACCCGTTCACGCGGTCGCTCGCCGAGTGGGGCCTCGCGCTCACGCTCGACCGGAGCGGCGACTCCGACGCCGCGCTCGAGGTCGCCGCCCGCGCCCTCCGCGGCGATCCCGTCCCCCCCGACGATCCGCGCTTCGCGGCGCTGCACCGCGCTCACGGCGCGATGAGCGTGCTCCACCTCGACTTCGTGTTCTTCGAGCCGGTCTACGAGCTGCACGCGTACGAGGCCCTGGGCCACGAGGCGACGGCGCGCATGGACGGCGGCGCCAACCGCCCCGCGCTCGAGCGCGCGCTCCGCAGCTGGCGCCTGTTCCTGGCCGAGGGCGGCACCAGCTCACGCTTCGCCGGGGGCGCGCGCCGCCACCTCGAGCGCCTCGAGGCGGAGCTCGGCGTGGAGGCGGCGCCGCTCAGAGCTCCATCGGGCCGAGGTCTTCTCCGCTGA